One genomic window of Megalobrama amblycephala isolate DHTTF-2021 unplaced genomic scaffold, ASM1881202v1 scaffold400, whole genome shotgun sequence includes the following:
- the LOC125261357 gene encoding E3 ubiquitin/ISG15 ligase TRIM25-like, with the protein MAEARVCQDEFTCPVCLDLMKDPVTIHCGHSFCKSCITGCWDQEDQTRVYSCPQCRQTFSPRPALGKNTILAELVEKLKKTKLPADCYAGAGDVQCDVCTGRKHKAVKSCLVCQESFCQTHFDRHEEYHSRKPHKVIDATRRLQDIICHKHDKELEMYCITDQQSICVRCKEYEHKNHKTVSTAAQRTEKQV; encoded by the coding sequence atggcagaagccagaGTTTGTCAGGATGAGTTCACATGtccagtgtgtctggatctcATGAAGGATCCAGTGACAATCCACTGTGGACACAGTTTTTGTAAGAGCTGTATTACAGgctgctgggatcaggaggatcagacgagagtctacagctgccctcagtgcagacagaccttcagtccaagacctgctttaggtaaaaacaccattctggctgaactggtggagaaactgaagaagactaaacttcctgctgactgttacgctggagctggagatgtgcagtgtgacgtctgtactggaagaaaacacaaagccgtcaagtcctgtctggtgtgtcAGGAGTCTTTCTGTCAAACTCATTTTGACCGTCATGAGGAATATCACTCTCGTAAGCCACACAAAGTGATCGATGCCACTAGACGACTGCAGGACATTATCTGCCATAAACATGATAAAGAGCTAGAAATGTACTGTATCACTGATCAACAAAGCATCTGTGTGCGGTGTAAGGAgtatgaacataaaaaccacaAAACTGTATCAActgcagcacagaggacagagaaacaggtatga
- the LOC125261354 gene encoding uncharacterized protein LOC125261354, whose translation MAQCSQCKDWFHPTCVGCKDIEDIAVISPWLCPNCTTRQTEKTTLKKTKLSFILRNNDCEQTGRDNIDITKQKNDNEDTRQTKQCDEPEHNPSQSQFTITLKREEWEMIKPNVRQGFRHLSQGWTDIISEKVGEKMHCVLSFKYNRVRPETSRKQWSPFWHGKAHCKFHGCASFQFYIYKKPTTDESTVSVSVSVSGTIDHSGTAFLRRCTSNLERETLKQMLGEHTPMHLHTKKLAAADEEKLLMGNSNQSSKIAKAKCTKETKAFFLHLFALVQNATTLAEIQSLLKDMCTVFTQRDALSILDGLKALQTKIQNQTVFADVDADWSETPLKDLIPETTPKTIIHDSPFAKLFEKTLLEAQNGQDTEAAQVNHYYCPTLIDILKPYLATLPLWTGIMLKHLGKTRDTNSQVENWFRTTKRIILRNKLHRRPGDFVQIMYKFIYGRMRGVSVSAAHQKRVIENETETCNSELPLSQEEKWKKGRQKKKAKSYNPPSNMSGLESIYIAPLWSGRGQIARRTIALSNTCTTDNLLYFIFLAMKNRPSLLSAIENKQALDKCFKALLKVHQHFLLRQWSQGKISWLWETSKYFREKWQQWDLYGTEAEFMTSHLQYLHSTTRQPS comes from the coding sequence ATGGCACAGTGCAGTCAATGCAAAGACTGGTTTCACCCAACATGTGTTGGATGTAAAGACATTGAGGATATTGCTGTTATTTCACCCTGGCTCTGTCCAAACTGCACAACACGACAGACAGAAAAAACAACACTGAAAAAGACTAAACTGTCATTTATACTAAGGAACAATGATTGTGAACAAACAGGACGAGACAATATTgacataacaaaacaaaaaaatgacaatgaAGACACTCGCCAAACAAAACAATGTGATGAGCCTGAACACAATCCCTCCCAATCTCAGTTTACAATAACACTAAAAAGAGAGGAGTGGGAAATGATAAAGCCTAATGTAAGACAAGGGTTTAGGCATCTTAGTCAAGGATGGACAGACATCATTTCTGAAAAAGTAGGTGAAAAAATGCactgtgttttgtcatttaaatacaACAGGGTAAGGCCAGAAACATCTAGAAAGCAGTGGTCACCATTCTGGCACGGAAAGGCGCATTGCAAGTTCCATGGTTGTGCATCCTTCCAATTTTACATATATAAGAAACCAACAACAGATGAATCCACAGTATCAGTTTCTGTCAGTGTGTCTGGAACAATTGATCATTCGGGAACAGCATTTTTAAGGAGGTGCACAAGTAACTTGGAGAGGGAAACTCTCAAACAGATGCTTGGTGAACACACACCTATGCATTTACACACTAAAAAACTGGCAGCTGCAGATGAGGAAAAGCTGCTAATGGGCAATTCAAATCAGAGCAGCAAAATTGCAAAGGCTAAGTGCACCAAAGAAACAAAAGCCTTTTTTCTGCATTTGTTTGCACTAGTGCAAAATGCCACCACACTGGCTGAAATCCAATCTTTGTTGAAAGACATGTGCACAGTATTTACTCAAAGAGATGCTTTGTCCATACTTGATGGTCTGAAGGCACTgcagacaaaaatacaaaaccagACTGTCTTTGCTGATGTTGATGCTGATTGGAGTGAAACCCCTCTGAAAGACCTAATTCCAGAAACAACTCCAAAGACAATCATTCATGACTCCCCGTTTGCTAAACTATTTGAGAAAACATTACTGGAGGCACAGAATGGACAAGACACTGAGGCAGCTCAAGTGAATCACTATTACTGTCCAACCTTGATTGACATTTTGAAGCCATACTTGGCAACATTGCCATTATGGACTGGCATTATGTTAAAACATCTAGGGAAAACAAGAGATACAAATTCTCAGGTTGAAAATTGGTTCCGAACCACAAAGAGAATTATTCTCAGAAACAAACTCCACAGAAGACCTGGAGATTTTGTACAAATTATGTATAAATTCATATATGGTAGAATGCGTGGTGTGAGTGTTTCTGCAGCTCACCAAAAGAGAGTAATTGAAAATGAAACTGAGACCTGCAACTCTGAACTACCCCTGAGCCAGGAGGAGAAATGGAAGAAAggcagacagaaaaaaaaagcaaaatccTACAACCCACCATCAAACATGTCTGGCCTAGAAAGCATTTACATTGCCCCTCTATGGTCTGGGAGGGGACAGATAGCAAGAAGAACAATAGCACTATCAAACACGTGCACAACTGACAACCTGCTATATTTCATTTTTCTAGCTATGAAGAACAGACCTTCACTTTTGAGTGCTATTGAGAACAAGCAGGCCCTTGATAAATGCTTCAAGGCATTACTGAAGGTGCATCAGCATTTCCTGTTACGACAGTGGTCCCAGGGAAAAATTTCTTGGCTGTGGGAAACATCTAAATATTTCCGTGAAAAATGGCAGCAGTGGGATCTATATGGAACCGAAGCCGAGTTCATGACATCCCATCTGCAGTACTTGCACAGTACCACAAGACAACCCAGTTAA
- the LOC125261349 gene encoding stonustoxin subunit alpha-like translates to MNPKTRNDFLQYYHQFTADLNTVNERLRLSERNTVITNTYPETQSYPDHPDRFDYRPQVLCRESVSDQCSYWEIEWSDGGVFISVSYKSISRKGRGHECEFGYNDQSWSLTCSSSSYSFIHNNIWTNLPIKPIISRTVNKNHYRVGVNEKNHYRVGVYVDQSAGTLSFYSVSGDTMIHIHTVQTTFTQPLYPGFRIYRNGSSVKLC, encoded by the exons ATGAATCCCAAGACCAGGAACGACTTCCTACAGT attacCATCAGTTCACTgcggatctgaacacagtgaatgaacgtctccgtctgtctgagaggaacacaGTGATTACTAACACTTACCCAGAGACTcagtcgtatcctgatcatccagacagatttgattatcgtcctcaggtgttgtgtagagagagtgtgagtgatCAATGCtcttactgggagattgagtggagtgaTGGTGGTGTgtttatatcagtgtcatataagagcatcagtaGGAAGGGACGGGGTCATGAGTGTGAGTTTGgatataatgatcagtcctggagtttgaccTGCTCTTCCTCCAGTTACTCATTCATACACAATAACATATGGACTAATCTCCCTATAAAGCCCATCATCAGTAGAACAGTGAATAAGAATCACTATAGAGTAGGAGTGAATGAGAAGAATCACTATagagtaggagtgtatgtggatcagagtgcaggaactctgtccttctacagtgtctctggagacacaatgatccacatccacacagtccaaaccacattcactcaaccgctctatcctgggtttaggATTTATCGTAatggatcatcagtgaaactgtgctga
- the LOC125261350 gene encoding uncharacterized protein LOC125261350: protein MQFPMDQDMQVSALITDRNRQVAKWVREEMCSEGTRHFFDVWHIGKSIQRALDAAAKERDCEDLKLWRPAIINHLYWTAASTPTGDPDEMEAKWQSMINHVQDIHEHSTPAFTSCAHPPLEGEARDKEWLEPGSPAATKLESVAARKALVKDIRQLSPQHQTFSLEAYHSLILHFAPKHTGFSFLGMYSRLLLAALHFNSNGNRDVARTSEGEARYAVRYPRFRKGGWVVHPIKEKPSYGYATNLMVSLVEEYCKSPQALQESSAVLSSSCTAPPHLFPPEGCQG, encoded by the exons ATGCAGTTCCCGATGGACCAAGACATGCAAGTGTCTGCTCTGATAACAGACAGAAATCGGCAG GTGGCCAAGTGGGTACGTGAAGAAATGTGTTCAGAAGGAACAAGGCATTTCTTTGATGTCTGGCATATTGGGAAAA GTATACAAAGAGCACTGGATGCTGCTGCAAAAGAGAGGGACTGTGAGGATCTGAAGCTGTGGAGGCCAGCCATTATCAACCATCTTTACTGGACCGCAGCTTCCACCCCTACAGGAGATCCAGATGAGATGGAGGCAAAATGGCAGAGTATGATAAATCATGTACAGGACATACATGAACACAGCACTCCTGCATTTACCAGCTGCGCACATCCACCGTTGGAAGGAGAGGCAAGAGACAAGGAGTGGCTGGAACCAG GATCACCAGCAGCCACTAAACTGGAGAGTGTAGCTGCCAGGAAAGCACTGGTAAAGGATATTCGACAATTGTCACCTCAGCATCAGACATTCTCCCTGGAGGCCTACCATTCCCTCATTCTGCACTTTGCTCCCAAACACACTGGCTTTTCTTTTCTTGGGATGTACAGCAG ACTTCTCTTAGCAGCCCTACATTTCAATAGTAATGGCAACAGAGATGTAGCTCGAACCAGTGAGGGTGAGGCACGCTACGCTGTTCGCTACCCGCGGTTTCGGAAAGGTGGCTGGGTAGTCCACCCCATCAAGGAGAAACCATCTTACG GATACGCAACAAATCTTATGGTCTCTCTGGTAGAGGAATACTGCAAGTCACCACAGGCCCTACAAGAAAGCAGTGCTGTCTTGTCCTCTTCCTGCACCGCCCCCCCTCACCTCTTCCCTCCAGAAGGTTGCCAAGGATGA